In candidate division KSB1 bacterium, a single genomic region encodes these proteins:
- a CDS encoding DUF547 domain-containing protein, protein MMRGLLLLLLIVLSAVPSRSAGPAFSHSAFDAVLQEHVQNGLVDYQALTQNRQRLKLYLKQIERVDADSFRQWDRAEQMALWINAYNAITIEGIVRHYPIDWGNLLSRARFPKSSIRQISGFWDKVFIPVMGRDLTLNDIEHNVLRKQYKDPRIHFVLVCASIGCPKLPNRAFTADQLNQQMDAATREFIQNPDKNRLDKQENILYLSSIFKWYKEDFPASAGSGSLKVYGDERGVVEFAADYRSESDRKFIYEQQPKLKYLDYDWSLNDQAK, encoded by the coding sequence GTCCCGCTCCGCCGGCCCGGCGTTCAGCCATTCGGCTTTTGACGCTGTGCTGCAAGAGCATGTGCAAAATGGTCTGGTTGATTACCAGGCCTTGACACAAAACCGGCAGCGTTTAAAACTCTATTTAAAACAGATTGAACGGGTGGACGCGGATTCATTTCGACAGTGGGACAGAGCGGAACAAATGGCCTTGTGGATCAATGCCTACAATGCCATTACCATTGAGGGCATTGTGCGACATTATCCCATTGATTGGGGGAATTTGCTCTCCCGTGCGCGTTTCCCGAAAAGCAGCATCCGGCAGATCAGCGGCTTTTGGGATAAAGTTTTTATTCCGGTCATGGGCCGGGACCTGACTCTAAATGATATTGAACACAATGTTCTGCGCAAACAGTACAAGGACCCCCGCATTCATTTTGTGCTTGTCTGCGCATCCATCGGTTGTCCCAAACTGCCGAATCGGGCGTTTACAGCGGATCAGCTGAATCAACAAATGGATGCCGCCACCCGCGAATTTATTCAAAATCCGGACAAGAATCGGCTCGACAAACAGGAGAATATTCTTTATCTGTCATCGATCTTTAAATGGTATAAAGAAGATTTTCCGGCCTCCGCCGGTTCCGGTTCCCTGAAAGTGTATGGCGATGAACGAGGCGTGGTCGAGTTTGCCGCTGACTATAGGTCCGAATCGGATAGAAAGTTTATTTATGAACAGCAGCCGAAACTGAAATATCTGGATTACGACTGGTCGCTGAATGATCAGGCGAAATAA